DNA sequence from the Candidatus Obscuribacterales bacterium genome:
GGAACCGTAAACAAGGCTACTACTATAACGATCCAACATGGCGATTGCCGAGTATTTCCCTCAGCAAAGGTGAACTGTTTGCTCTGACCTTAGGAGCCAGGATGCTGGAAGCCTATGCTGGGTCTGCCTATGCCCAAGACCTGCAGTCTGCGATCGCCCGACTAGCAGAACGGTTGCCGGAGGAATCGTGGGTTGATTTACAGATAATTGCGGATGAACGCATCATCTTTAGGTCTGGAGCTGAAATTAACCTTGATCCATTGATCTGGCATCAGCTTGAAACAGCCTGTCAGCATTTTAAGCAGGTGCAGATGACCTATTACACTGCTAGCCGCAATGCACAGTCTGAGCGGAGATTTGATCCCTATTTACTCCATGTTTATCGGGGGACGAATCCCTATGTTATTGGCTATTGTCACAAACGTCAGCAGATTTTGTGGTTTCGGGTCGATCGCATTCTAGGGTTAAACCTGTTGGATACAACTTTTGAAAAGGATCCAACGTTTGATGCAA
Encoded proteins:
- a CDS encoding WYL domain-containing protein, yielding MSRRLERLLNLDALIRAGDRPTATSLGEILEVTERTVRSDLHFLRDRFHAPLEWNRKQGYYYNDPTWRLPSISLSKGELFALTLGARMLEAYAGSAYAQDLQSAIARLAERLPEESWVDLQIIADERIIFRSGAEINLDPLIWHQLETACQHFKQVQMTYYTASRNAQSERRFDPYLLHVYRGTNPYVIGYCHKRQQILWFRVDRILGLNLLDTTFEKDPTFDAKQYLSSIFQHEVGGTPTQVQIWFDAKTAPYIRERRWHPTQTLTEHPDGAVTLNMVVGGLNDVKRWVLGYGKGAIAQKPPELVQLVRDEINGMQQQYGEMPSQQV